The Thalassospira sp. TSL5-1 sequence TATCGGCGGACAGGCTCATTTTTCCTCTCGTTCAGGCGATCTCTCTCCGTATTTGGCAGCGTGCCCGGTCAGGACGGCCCCTTACACTGGAGACATTCAATATTATCCGCATCCTACACAAAGCCGGGCTAAAATCAATCTGGCCTGTTTTATCTTTGCGTGGCGCGTTACTCTATCTCGATTTTGTTACTATAGTCCGAATTTGCACAGGATTAAGCGTTTAATGGTGAATTTGCGAAAATTGCTCGACGACCGCACCGGATTCTGGCGTTATGCCGTGCTGCGGTTTCTGCATGACAAATCTCCACAACGTGCTAGTGCACTTTCATATACCACCCTGTTGGCAATGGTGCCGTTTTTGGCAATTGCGCTGACGGTACTGTCGGCCTTTCCGGTTTTTGATGCCTGGAAAGATCAGATTTCCAATCTGATTTTCAGCAATTTTTTGCCCCAAACAGGTTCGGAAGTAGCCGATTATCTGGCCGGATTTTTGAAAAATACCGGGCAGATGACGGCCATCGGAACCATTGTTCTGGGGTTTACGGCGGTGATGCTGCTGGGGTCCATAGAAACCGTGATGAATGATGTTTTCCGCGTCACAACGCCGCGCAAACTGCTGTCCCGGCTGGTGGTGTTCTGGGCGCTGATCACGGTGGGTCCGTTATTGCTGGGCTTAAGTTTATCGCTGGCGTCCTATATTTTTGCCATGCGCCATTTGGTGGGCGGCGAGGCGCTTGATGCGCAAATCGGCCAGCTTGGTTTTCTCGCGCCGTTCTTTTTGTCGGCGATTGCCTTTTCGCTGCTGTTTTTGGGCATGCCCAACCGTGCGGTGGTGGTGACGGATGGTATGATTGGCGGGGTGGTGGCCGCCGCCCTGTTCGAGCTTCTGAAAAAAGGGTTTGGACTTTATGTCAGCACCTTTCCGACATACCAGACGCTGTATGGTGCGGTTGCGGTGGTGCCGATTTTCCTGATCTGGATGTATTTGACCTGGCTGGTGATTTTGCTGGGTGCACAGGTGGCCGCTGCGCGTTCCGAATGGCGGGCCGCGCGCGCGGCTGGCCTGGTGCCGGACCCGCGTGGCGGTTTGCCTGGCCATACCGAACGCCTGATTTCGGTATTAAAACTGCTGGAATATTTACAGAACCGGTTTCAGAAGGCCGACAAGCCACCAACGTATCGCCATTTGTTGCACGAACTTAAAATGGGCGGGCGCGATTTGAACTGGGCGCTGGCCGCCCTGCGTCGCGAAAACCTGATTGATCGCAGCGAAAAGCATCGCTGGCTGTTATCGGGCGATTTGTCGCGCCTGAAACTGGGCGATTTGATGGAAAAGCTGGGCCTGTTTCTCGATCAGGACAGGCTGTTGCTGGTGGATGTCAAAAGTGGCTGGCCGATTGAGGTGCGCGACAGGCTGATTGAGCTTCAGGATTGCCGTAAGGATATTTTTGATGTCGCGCTGAGCGAACTGTTTCAGAGCCAGCGTCCGGAAGACGTCGTGCCCGCCCCGCTTGAGCAGAACAAAGATGATGCGAAAAGCAAGGCGGGCGACATTAATGCCGATGACATGAACAGTCAGGTGGACTAAAGGCAAAAGGCCCAAAACGCCCAACGCGGAATGTCAGGCGTCCTTGGCAATGGCGATCAGGATGCTGCAGGGCGCATGGGCCAGAAGCGACGCACCGGTGGAACCACCCCACCAGCGTGCCAACGCCCCCTGTTCACGGTGGCCAACCACAATCAGGTCCGCGTTTATTTCCTGGGCGACACGGCCAATTTCATTGGCGGGAATGCCATTTTCAAGGCGGGTTTCAACCGACAGTCCCCGATCCTGTAGCTTGGCCTTGCCCTCTTGCAGGCTGGCTTTAATTTCGGCCAGCATCCGGTCTGGCAGGTCGGAGGGAACGGCGGCCTCGGCATAGATAACACCAATATCGGGGGACATAACCGCCAGCAGGCAGACGTCGGCCTTGCACATGGTTGCCAGTTCCGCCCCCTGTTTCAGGGCTGCGCGGCCTTCTTGGCTGCCGTCATAGGCCAGCAGGATTTTTTGATACATGAGGTCGCCTTTTTGCATGAAAAAGCAGGGTAATAGGATGAAAATTATACATCCAACCCTGCCATCTTTAACAAGAAAATTCTAATTTATTTTGCTTCACGGGTCTGGTCGGTTGGCCGTGTCGGGGGAGGTTTTTATAATGTCTGCCCCCGGATGGCTGACTTCAAAGCGTAGCGGACGGCTGCCGGGATGCAAATGCAGGTCGCGCTGCGGGAAGGGGATTTCGATGTCGTTTTCCTTGAAGGCATCCCAAACATTGAGCAGCACTTCACTGATGATGTTGCCGCGCCCGTTTTGCGGATCGTTGATCCAGAAGCGGATTTCCAGATCGACCGAATTATCGCCAAAGCCGCGCAACAGCGTGTTGGGGCCGGGGGTATCGAGCACCCGTTTGCATTTGGCCGCTGCCGCGTTACACAGCGCAATGGCCTGGCGCGGGTCGTTGTTATAGGAAATGCCGACGGGGATTTTCAGGCGAAGCTGAACATCGGAATGGCTCCAGTTTTCAACCTGATTGGTAATCAAATCCTCGTTGGGGATCAGAAATTCGGTGCCATCGCGGGTGCGAACGGCGGTGTAACGTGCGCCTAGTGACTGGATCCAGCCAAAGGTATCGCCAATGGCAATCACATCGCCCGGCTTGATCGAACGATCCAATAGCAGGATCAACCCACTGATCAGGTTGGCGACGATGCGTTGCAAACCAAGGCCGATGCCCACACCAACCGCACCGCCAAAAACCGCAAGGGCGGTTAGATCGATGCCAATGGTGGACAGGGCAAAGAACACTGCAACGGATAGCAACACGATTTTCAGAAGCTTGACCAGTAACACCTGAACCGAAGGTGTTAAGCGGTGAACCCGGTTAATGCGCTGTTCAAACAGATGGGAGGCAAAGGACGCGACCCATAACAAAATCGCCAGCGACAGGACCGCCTTGATCAACCCGTAAAGAGAAATACGCACTTTGCCCAGCTCGAAGGCGACACTGTTGAGCATGTCGATGGCGGGGTTAAGCAGGCCGACAATATTAAGCGCGGCAATGCCCCAGGCAATGACGGCAATGGTGCGACCCCATACCGGGTCATTCAAAAAGGCGCTGGCAAGGCGAATGAAGATCCAGGCGATCAGCAGGCTTGTTACCAGACGCAAAACATTGTGCGGATAGTCAATCTGGGTGGCAATGCCGTCCAAGACCCACAGAATGATCATGAAAACCAGTGGAAAGGACAGACCCGGCAGAGTTTTGCAAAACCGTTTCAGGCCGGGAATGTGGCTGAGGGCGGCCTGCCAGTTTTGTAAACGCGACAGCAGGCGTGCAATCGGCTTTGCGAGTAAAATCGCGGGAACAGCGGCAAGGGCAATGGCCGTAAACTGCAACAGGATGGGAACCAGCAGCAGATTGGCTTGAACCCAGTCTACGGCCTTTTCAAACCAGGCCATTATGCGTTCGGATTGCCAGAAACCGTCCATTCATGCCCGCCTGCGTAAAATGGCCGCCCGGTCGAAAGGCTCCGGCTGTATTGCGGTTCAGCCGGGCGGCGATGTGGTTCTTTATGCCTATCCTAACATTCCTGACCGAAAATACAGCCAAAACAGTATGCTGACGGGAAAAAGACCTGAAATGCGGGGCCGTGCCTGGCATGAAGCAGCGTTGTTCATGCCAGGAACCTGGCTGGGTCAGGGTTTCATGGTGCCATGCAGGCGCAAATTATTGTGCCAGGAAAAGGCTTCCTCGATGAGATGCGGGGTATGGCCGCCACGGACCACGGCGCGATTGAAATAATCGCCCAGTTCATCGCGATAGGAAGGATGGACACAATTGGCCAGAATGGTTTGCGCACGTTCACGCGGGGCCAGACCGCGCAAATCGGCCAGGCCAGTTTCCGTAATCAGAATATCCACATCATGTTCGGTATGGTCGACATGGCTGACCATCGGCACAACGCTGGAAATTTTGCCGGCCTTGGCGATTGATTTGGTGACAAAAATCGACATGTGACCATTGCGGGCAAAATCACCCGACCCGCCAATGCCATTCATCATTTGTGTGCCACCAACATGGGTGGAATTGACATTGCCATACAGGTCAAATTCCAGCGCGGTATTAATGCAGATCAGCCCCAAACGGCGAATGACTTCGGGATGGTTGCTGATTTCCTGGGGGCGTAAAATGAGTTGGTGTTTGTAGCGTGCAAGATCGGCAATCACCTGTTCATAGCGCGACTGCGACAGGGTGATGGAGGAGCCAGAGGCAAAGTCCAGCTTTCCGGCATCAAACAGGTCGAATGTCGAATCCTGCAAGACTTCGGAATACATTTTCAGGCCATGAAACGGCGTATCGATAAAGCCGTGCATCACCGCATTGGCAATGGTGCCAATACCGGCCTGAAGCGGTTGCAATTCGTTGGTCAGGCGGCCGCTTTTGACTTCGTATTTCAAAAAGTCGGCCAAATGCCCGGCAATGGCACGGGTGTCTTCATCGGGCGGCAATACGGTCGAGGAACTATCGGCCTTGCGGGTGACAACAATGGCGACGATTTTGTCAGGATCGACCGGAATGAAGGGGAAACCCACCCGGCTTTCGGGGGAGACAACCGGCACCGGCTGGCGCGTCGGGCGACGCGAGGGAATATAAATATCGTGCAATCCCTCCAGCGTTTCGGATTGCGTCAGGTTAATCTCGACAATCACCTTTTTGGCAAGGATGGCGAAGCTGGCCGAATTGCCGACCGATGTGGTCGGAATGATGCCGCCCTGCTCGGTGATGGCGACGGCCTCGACCACGGCAATGTCGATGCCGGGGATTTGATCGGTGCGCAATTGTTCCACCGTTTCGGAAAGGTGCTGGTCAATAAACATCACCTCGCCGGAATTGATCGCCTTGCGCAGGCCCGGATCGGCCTGAAACGGGATGCGGCGCGACAGGACATGGGCCTCGGCCAGGGTGCGGTCCAGATCATTGCCCAGCGATGCCCCCGTCATCAGGGTGATTTTGAGCGGGTCTTTTTTGGCCCGCTCGGCCAGAGCCATCGGTACGGCCTTGGCTTCACCGGCACGGGTAAAGCCGCTCATGCCGACAACCATGCCATCCTTTATCAGACTGGCCGCTTCTTCGGCGCTGACAACACGTTCCTGAAATTTGGGATGACGAATGCGTTGGCGATACATGGGCTTTCCTTTGTGGCAGGTGGGACGGGAGAGGTACACATAACAGGTGTAAAGGACCATTCCGCGCAATTGGTGTGAGAAATTCGCGTATGCCTTTGTATTTTATGCAATGCTAATATTCTTATAATAATTCCAAAGTCGGGCGGGATGGATTGAACAGGGCGTGTTTCAGGCAGGCAGGGTTTGCAGGAACCGGTCAATGGCGGTTGCACAGTCATTCAGGTTCTGATCGACCGTGCGGCCCGATGCCTTGCGCGGTGCGAAATCATGATTGCCATCCTCAACCCAGTGCAGCGATATGGCAGACGAGAGAGGATAGCCTGCAATTTCATCGGGCTTGCCAAACGGGTCGCGGGTGCCGTGGCAAATCAGGGTGGGGGTGGTCAGGGTTGCCAAATGTTCGGTACGGGGTTTTTCGGGTTTGCCGGTGGGGTGAAACGGGTACCCAAGGCATAACAAGGCCCGGACTTGTGCCGTATCCGCGATCATGCTGGCGATGCGCCCACCCATTGATTTGCCAGCAATGACGATGCTCTCCGCCGGGCCTGCATCGGCAATGGCGGTGTTAAAGGCATCCATCAATGCAGGGGCACGGTCTGGCGGGCGTTTTTTGCCATCCTGTCGCCGTTTGACCATGTAGGGGAATTCAAACCGCCCCACGCGATAGCCTTTTTGCCCCAGTTTTTCGGCCATATCGGCCATAAAGGGGCTGTCCATTGGGGCACCAGCACCATGTGCAAACAAAATTTTCAGGGCCGCGTCTTTCGGCCCGGTCCAAATGAAGCTGGTGGTCATGGAGGATCCTGTTTGGCGGGGGATGTCAGGCAATTCAGGCAGTCAGGCAAAGAAAGGGGCGTTACAAAACGGGCTGTAACGCCCCGAATATCGGGTTAGTTTGGTTTCGGTGCTTCACCGGACCGATTGAGGATGGTCGCGCGACCATTTTTCAATGAAATCGATCAGGTCCTGGTCACGTTTTTCCGGCAGCTTGACGGTCAGATGCACATATTGATCGCCGCGTTTGTCGCCCCGGTTATAGGGCGCACCCTTGCCGCGCAGGCGCAGGGTGGTGCCGCTATTGGCATTGGCGGGCAGTTTCATTGAAACCTTGCCGTCAATGGTGGGTACCTGGATCGACCCGCCCAGGATGGCTTCGCTTAGGGATATGGCCATGTCGCAGTGCAAATCATTGCCTTCACGGCGAAATTGCTGGTCGGCATGTACATGCAGCTTGATGAGTGCATCGCCGGCTTCACCGCCATTCATGCCCGCCATGCCCTGATTTTTCAGGCGCAGGGTTTGGCCGTCCTCGCTGCCGGGCGGGATGCGAACTTCAAGCTGTTTGCCGCTGGCAAGATTGATGCGCTTGGTCGTGCCCAGCAGGGCTTCTTTCAGATCAAGGCTGAGTTCATAGCTGATATTGGGGCCTTTGACACGGGTGTCGCGCCGTCCCCCAAAACCACCGCGCGCGCCCGCACGGTTGCCAAAAATTTCGTCGAAAATATCTTCGGCACTGCCGCCACCAAAGCCGAACGGGTCACCGCCGCCCGCGGACGTGCGATACCCGCCCGCACCGGCACCCGCGCGGCCAAATGGTCCGGTTTCGCGGCCTTCAGCATCGATTTCGCCATTGTCGTATTTTTTGCGGCGCTCCGCATCGCCCAGCAGGTGATACGCGGATGAAACCTTTTTAAAGCGGTCTTCGATTTTGGCATCGTTTGGATGAAGGTCCGGATGCAATTCGCGCGCAAGTTTGCGATAGGCTTTTTTGATCTCGTCCTGCGAGGCCGTTTTGGATACGCCAAGGATCTTGTATGGGTCCTGCATTGCCAGCCTGGTTGGAAAAGGTGAAACATCATTGCCGGTTACGGAACCGGCATATGCGTTATTATTAGCGGGTCTTGCCCATAATCAGAAGTGTTTTTCGTGATGGGGCAAAACATAGAAAAAACGGCGCAGGGCTTGTGCGCTGCGCCGTCCTGACGGGGTGTGTCCGTGGTTAATTGACCACTTTCCAGGTGCCATCGGGCTGACGGCAGGCGGTGCCGTAGGCCGACTGTTCCTCGCCACCGATCACCACGGTTTGCTGATATTCGCGGCAATATTGGTCGGTGTCGGGTTTCTGATAGGTGCGGGTCGGCGTAATGGTGCCGGAATGGCCGCTATCGGGGTTGGTCCAGGTGCTGGTCTGGCCGACGGGCGCGGTTTCCAGCGTGTGCTGGGTGGTGTTGCGCATCATCGCGCGGTCGGCATTATCCAGCGACTTGCCGATTTCGCTGCCGATCATGGCACCCGCAAGTGTGCCCAGGGCCACGCCAACAAGCTGGCCTTTGCCTTTACCAAATTGTGCACCGGCAACGGCACCGCCAACAGCACCCAAAAGGCCACCTGCAGTCTGCTTCGTTCCCTGGTTTTCCGCACAACCGGCCAGCACGAATGTGCCCAGCATCACGGGGATGATAAAAATGCGTGCTTTCATTATATTCATGCCTACCTTGTCTTTACTGTCCCAACCGATATGTATGTCTGGCGGACTGGTCTTGCCGTGTGAGACAGTCTGTCGCAAGATGCCAACCAGTTGAGCCAAAACACGTTATAAAAGGACGGTTTAGGGTAATGGACGAAAAAATTACGACAAAAATTGGGCAGGTGCCCCACAATGATCCGTTCGATCTTTTTGATGTATGGTTCCGTGAGGCAAAAAACAAGGAAGATGCCTATCCCGATGCCATGACACTGGCAACGGCGGATGCACAGGGGCGGCCGTCTGCACGCGTTGTGCTGCTTAAGGATTTTGATCCTGAAGGATTTGTTTTTTATACCAATTACGAAAGCCGCAAGGGAACGCAGCTTGGTGAAAATCCCTATGCAGCCTTGTGCTTTCACTGGAAAAAACTGGAACGCTGCGTGCGTATCGAAGGCCCGACCCGCAAGGTAAGTGCTGCCGAGTCGGATGAATATTTTCAGTCGCGTGCGCGTGGCAGCCAGATTGGTGCCTGGGCATCGGTGCAATCACGCCCCATGTCGGGGCGGTTTGATCTGGAAAAACGGGTAGCGGAATTTACGGCCAAATTTGGTTTTGGCAAGGTTGCGCGTCCGGAACATTGGGGCGGGTATCGCCTGGTTCCCGACCGGATCGAGTTTTGGTCGGAAGGTACGTTCCGCCTGCATGATCGCCAGCTTTATACCCGCAATGTCGAGGGTAATGGCTGGCTGGTTGAAAAGCTGTTTCCCTAAGGGGCGAAGATGGCGACGTTTTTTGTTGGCTGTGCCCGCTTGCAGAAAACGTTGCCGCCTGGTTATGCCTTGTCGGGCGGGCAGAAAACCTCTTGCAGGGTCAGGATCACCTTCGTGACATTGGGGTCTTTGATCGAATAATAGATCGTTTGGGCATCGCGCCGCGTTTTGACAAGGCCATCACGCCGAAGCCGGGCAAGATGTTGTGAGAGTGCGGATTGTTTGAGCTGCAATTCGTTTTCAAGCGTTCCGACCGACTTTTCCGTTCCGCCAAGTGAACACAAAATCATCAAACGCCACTGGTTTCCCAGGGATTTGAGAAATTCGGAAGCCTCAAGCGCGTTTTCATACAGTTCGCTATAATTCATTGGTTTCGGTCTTTGTCCGTCGGCTTGCGGGTTCAGATATATGCCGGGTTGGCGCGTGCCTAGCGGCTTTTCCATTCACGGTTTTTAACATTCGATGGTGTTAATGTTACATTTTGGAACGCCGCGTCAAAAACAAAATGGAAATTGGTAGAA is a genomic window containing:
- a CDS encoding YihY family inner membrane protein — translated: MVNLRKLLDDRTGFWRYAVLRFLHDKSPQRASALSYTTLLAMVPFLAIALTVLSAFPVFDAWKDQISNLIFSNFLPQTGSEVADYLAGFLKNTGQMTAIGTIVLGFTAVMLLGSIETVMNDVFRVTTPRKLLSRLVVFWALITVGPLLLGLSLSLASYIFAMRHLVGGEALDAQIGQLGFLAPFFLSAIAFSLLFLGMPNRAVVVTDGMIGGVVAAALFELLKKGFGLYVSTFPTYQTLYGAVAVVPIFLIWMYLTWLVILLGAQVAAARSEWRAARAAGLVPDPRGGLPGHTERLISVLKLLEYLQNRFQKADKPPTYRHLLHELKMGGRDLNWALAALRRENLIDRSEKHRWLLSGDLSRLKLGDLMEKLGLFLDQDRLLLVDVKSGWPIEVRDRLIELQDCRKDIFDVALSELFQSQRPEDVVPAPLEQNKDDAKSKAGDINADDMNSQVD
- a CDS encoding universal stress protein, whose protein sequence is MYQKILLAYDGSQEGRAALKQGAELATMCKADVCLLAVMSPDIGVIYAEAAVPSDLPDRMLAEIKASLQEGKAKLQDRGLSVETRLENGIPANEIGRVAQEINADLIVVGHREQGALARWWGGSTGASLLAHAPCSILIAIAKDA
- a CDS encoding mechanosensitive ion channel family protein; protein product: MDGFWQSERIMAWFEKAVDWVQANLLLVPILLQFTAIALAAVPAILLAKPIARLLSRLQNWQAALSHIPGLKRFCKTLPGLSFPLVFMIILWVLDGIATQIDYPHNVLRLVTSLLIAWIFIRLASAFLNDPVWGRTIAVIAWGIAALNIVGLLNPAIDMLNSVAFELGKVRISLYGLIKAVLSLAILLWVASFASHLFEQRINRVHRLTPSVQVLLVKLLKIVLLSVAVFFALSTIGIDLTALAVFGGAVGVGIGLGLQRIVANLISGLILLLDRSIKPGDVIAIGDTFGWIQSLGARYTAVRTRDGTEFLIPNEDLITNQVENWSHSDVQLRLKIPVGISYNNDPRQAIALCNAAAAKCKRVLDTPGPNTLLRGFGDNSVDLEIRFWINDPQNGRGNIISEVLLNVWDAFKENDIEIPFPQRDLHLHPGSRPLRFEVSHPGADIIKTSPDTANRPDP
- a CDS encoding acetyl-CoA hydrolase/transferase family protein; translation: MYRQRIRHPKFQERVVSAEEAASLIKDGMVVGMSGFTRAGEAKAVPMALAERAKKDPLKITLMTGASLGNDLDRTLAEAHVLSRRIPFQADPGLRKAINSGEVMFIDQHLSETVEQLRTDQIPGIDIAVVEAVAITEQGGIIPTTSVGNSASFAILAKKVIVEINLTQSETLEGLHDIYIPSRRPTRQPVPVVSPESRVGFPFIPVDPDKIVAIVVTRKADSSSTVLPPDEDTRAIAGHLADFLKYEVKSGRLTNELQPLQAGIGTIANAVMHGFIDTPFHGLKMYSEVLQDSTFDLFDAGKLDFASGSSITLSQSRYEQVIADLARYKHQLILRPQEISNHPEVIRRLGLICINTALEFDLYGNVNSTHVGGTQMMNGIGGSGDFARNGHMSIFVTKSIAKAGKISSVVPMVSHVDHTEHDVDILITETGLADLRGLAPRERAQTILANCVHPSYRDELGDYFNRAVVRGGHTPHLIEEAFSWHNNLRLHGTMKP
- a CDS encoding alpha/beta family hydrolase, whose amino-acid sequence is MTTSFIWTGPKDAALKILFAHGAGAPMDSPFMADMAEKLGQKGYRVGRFEFPYMVKRRQDGKKRPPDRAPALMDAFNTAIADAGPAESIVIAGKSMGGRIASMIADTAQVRALLCLGYPFHPTGKPEKPRTEHLATLTTPTLICHGTRDPFGKPDEIAGYPLSSAISLHWVEDGNHDFAPRKASGRTVDQNLNDCATAIDRFLQTLPA
- a CDS encoding DnaJ C-terminal domain-containing protein, whose protein sequence is MQDPYKILGVSKTASQDEIKKAYRKLARELHPDLHPNDAKIEDRFKKVSSAYHLLGDAERRKKYDNGEIDAEGRETGPFGRAGAGAGGYRTSAGGGDPFGFGGGSAEDIFDEIFGNRAGARGGFGGRRDTRVKGPNISYELSLDLKEALLGTTKRINLASGKQLEVRIPPGSEDGQTLRLKNQGMAGMNGGEAGDALIKLHVHADQQFRREGNDLHCDMAISLSEAILGGSIQVPTIDGKVSMKLPANANSGTTLRLRGKGAPYNRGDKRGDQYVHLTVKLPEKRDQDLIDFIEKWSRDHPQSVR
- a CDS encoding RT0821/Lpp0805 family surface protein; translation: MKARIFIIPVMLGTFVLAGCAENQGTKQTAGGLLGAVGGAVAGAQFGKGKGQLVGVALGTLAGAMIGSEIGKSLDNADRAMMRNTTQHTLETAPVGQTSTWTNPDSGHSGTITPTRTYQKPDTDQYCREYQQTVVIGGEEQSAYGTACRQPDGTWKVVN
- the pdxH gene encoding pyridoxamine 5'-phosphate oxidase gives rise to the protein MDEKITTKIGQVPHNDPFDLFDVWFREAKNKEDAYPDAMTLATADAQGRPSARVVLLKDFDPEGFVFYTNYESRKGTQLGENPYAALCFHWKKLERCVRIEGPTRKVSAAESDEYFQSRARGSQIGAWASVQSRPMSGRFDLEKRVAEFTAKFGFGKVARPEHWGGYRLVPDRIEFWSEGTFRLHDRQLYTRNVEGNGWLVEKLFP
- a CDS encoding helix-turn-helix transcriptional regulator, with protein sequence MNYSELYENALEASEFLKSLGNQWRLMILCSLGGTEKSVGTLENELQLKQSALSQHLARLRRDGLVKTRRDAQTIYYSIKDPNVTKVILTLQEVFCPPDKA